In one Pseudomonadota bacterium genomic region, the following are encoded:
- a CDS encoding phosphoglycerate kinase, protein MAWKTLDEMEITGKIVLTRVDINVPMQDGKVTDATRIERIVPTVQHILSQGGTPVLLAHFGRPKGKPDPAFSLRQLVPALGAAIGAEVLFVERPSRDFLEENAGRVILVENTRFTDMEEANDPRMAQFLASLGDVYCNDAFSAAHRAHASTEGVAHHLPSCAGRLMEAELKALEAALGNPERPVVAVVGGAKVSTKLDLLGNLVEKVDHLVIGGGMANTFLAAQGLGIGKSLAEHDMAPTAREIMAKAGAAGCKIHLPVDIVVARAFEAGAASETLPVDHCPEDAMILDAGPETVARLGEVFAGAKTLIWNGPLGAFEIAPFDAATNAAAEAAATLTAMGKLTSVAGGGDTVSALNKAGAAGRFSYVSTAGGAFLEWMEGKTLPGVAALG, encoded by the coding sequence ATGGCCTGGAAGACGCTCGACGAGATGGAGATCACGGGGAAGATCGTCCTGACACGGGTGGACATCAACGTCCCCATGCAGGACGGCAAGGTGACTGATGCAACACGGATCGAGCGCATCGTGCCGACTGTGCAGCACATCCTGTCTCAAGGCGGCACGCCCGTGCTCCTGGCGCATTTCGGGCGGCCCAAGGGCAAGCCCGATCCGGCATTTTCCCTGCGCCAGCTCGTGCCCGCGCTCGGCGCGGCCATCGGGGCGGAGGTCCTATTCGTGGAGCGGCCGAGCCGGGACTTTCTCGAAGAGAACGCGGGCCGCGTGATCCTCGTGGAAAACACCCGTTTCACCGACATGGAGGAGGCCAACGACCCGCGCATGGCGCAATTCCTCGCCTCGCTGGGTGATGTCTATTGCAACGATGCCTTCTCGGCGGCGCACCGTGCCCATGCCTCGACAGAGGGGGTGGCGCATCACCTGCCCTCTTGCGCGGGCCGGCTCATGGAGGCCGAACTCAAAGCGCTGGAAGCGGCCCTCGGCAACCCGGAGCGCCCGGTCGTGGCCGTGGTGGGCGGCGCGAAGGTCTCCACGAAGCTCGATCTTCTAGGCAACCTCGTGGAGAAGGTAGACCACCTCGTCATCGGGGGTGGGATGGCCAATACCTTCCTCGCGGCCCAGGGCTTGGGCATCGGCAAGAGCCTCGCCGAGCACGACATGGCCCCGACGGCGCGGGAGATCATGGCGAAGGCCGGGGCCGCGGGATGCAAAATCCACCTGCCCGTCGACATCGTCGTCGCCCGCGCGTTCGAGGCGGGTGCTGCCAGCGAGACCCTGCCCGTCGATCACTGTCCCGAGGACGCGATGATCCTCGATGCCGGGCCCGAAACGGTCGCGAGACTGGGGGAGGTTTTCGCAGGCGCGAAGACGCTGATCTGGAACGGCCCGCTCGGTGCCTTCGAGATCGCGCCTTTCGATGCGGCCACCAACGCGGCGGCGGAGGCGGCGGCGACGCTCACGGCGATGGGCAAGCTCACGTCCGTGGCGGGCGGCGGGGATACCGTCAGCGCGCTGAACAAGGCCGGTGCGGCAGGGCGTTTCAGCTATGTCTCCACCGCGGGCGGCGCGTTCCTCGAATGGATGGAGGGCAAGACACTGCCGGGCGTGGCCGCCCTCGGCTGA